Genomic segment of Patescibacteria group bacterium:
GTTGAATCAATCCCTCCACTTAAGAAAATGCCCAAAGGCCTATCAGAAATAAGCTGGCGCCTCACAGAATCTTTAAGTAAGAGCTTTATCTTTTCTATTGCTTCTTCTTTAGATTCTATTTCTGGAAGATCTTTAATATCCCAGTATCTTTTAACAACGATTTCTCCATTTTTGTAGGTCAAATGATGGGCTGGGACAAGCTTCCAGATATTTTTGAATAAAGTGAATGGACTGGGAACAAAAAAAAGTCGGAAGTAATGAAATAAAGCCTCTTGGTCAATCTCTTTTGGAACAGAATGGCAAAGTATTGCTTTGATCTCAGAAGAAAAAATAAATCTTTTTCCATCAAAGTAATAATAAAGTGGTTTTACTCCAACTCTATCTCTGGCTAAAAAAAGCTTGTTTTTGTTCTTATCAAAAATCACAAAAGCAAAAATTCCATTTAAATCTTCCACGCATCTTTCACCTTTTTCTTCATAAAGATGTAGAATAACTTCGCTGTCTGAATGAGAAAAAAATCTATGACCTTTTGCCTGAAGTTCTTTTCTTAATTCTTTAAAATTATATATTTCTCCATTGCAAAGAACACAAATTGATTTGTCTTCATTCCAGATTGGTTGCCTGCCTTTTTCAGATAAATCAATAATAGAAAGCCGAGCTTGGCCTAAAGAAACATTTTCATCACAATAAAAACCTTCCTGGTCTGGTCCCCGATGTTTAGTTACTTCAACCATTTTCTTAACCAAGCCCTCATCTTTAAAATTAAATCCATTTATACTACACATTAAATTTTTGGATAATTTTTTTAATTAAAACATTCAAATTATAATTTTCCACTACTATTTCTCTTAATTTTCTATCTTTTTTTGCACTTTTTAAGTTAATAATTTTTTCGGCTAACTCTTGGGGATTCTTCTTTTGAAACAAATATTGATTCGAGAGCATGCTTTTAAATGCCTCATTACAAGTTAAAATCAAGCAACCTGAGGCCATGGCTTCTAATACCACTTTATCAATACTTCCCGTGTGGCTTAGATTTATAACTAGATCAGAATCTTGATAATATTCTGGCATTTTATTGTAAGGAATACTTCCTGAAAATTTAATATATTCTTCGAGCTTCTTTTCTTGAATAAGATTTCTTAATTGTTCAAAATATTCTTTTTCGTGATTTTCTAAAGGAGTACCAAGAATTTGTACTTTAATGTTTTTAATGTTTTTTTGATTTACCAAAATATCAGCTGCTCTGATTAATGTTTCTTGGTCTTTAACCGGAGCTATTCTTCCTGCAGATAAAATCTTGAATTTTCTATTCTCAGCAGTTGCATCCAAGTCCATGTCATCTATATTGTAACTGGGCTTAAAAACTTCCACATCTACTCCATGTCCTACAATTTCAATTTTCTTCCTACTTTTTAAACGACAACTTTCTTTGGAAGCAGTTAAAATTTTATCTACTAATTTTTCAGCCAATTTCAACTTCCAGTTCACTGATTTATGAAGATACCAAAGAATCATTTTTTTTCTGAAAATCTTAACTAAAGGAAAAGAAGTTATTGCATAAATAGGACACATATGAACAAAAACACCATCAACTTCTTTGAGATTTTTGAAAAGAAATTTCTGTAATCTGAAAAGTTGTCTTAACTTGGAATAACTTTTTTCTTTACCTAAAGAATAAACTAAAACATTTTCTGGTAAATTATGTTTACCTTTTGAAAGACAAACCACATAAACTTTTTCAAGTTTACCTGCAAATTTTTCCAACCAATAATGAAAAAATCCAAGATTATCGTCATTGATATCCACTTTTTGACTTATGATTATAAGCTTCATATCTTTTAAATTTTAGGAAATAATAAAAATATGCCCAAAATGATTAGAGAGATTCCTAAAACTTGCCACTGAGAAACTTGCTCTTGAAAGAAGGTCCAAGAACCAATAGCGACTAATATGATTCCAGCACTAACCATGACTGGATAAGCTAAATTTAACTGAAGCTTAGAAAGAACAAAAAGATAAAAAACAAAGCTAAAAACAAATAACGAAGATCCTAAAAAAAGCCATTTGTTCTGAAAAATAGAAACAAACAGCTTTAAAAGGCCAGAAAAAGACAAGTTTAAATTAGTCAGATTTAAAACCCCTTTTTTTAAAAAAATCTGGGCTGTGCTAGCAGTTATTACAGACACCAGAAGAGCTAAGATAGTTGAAAAAGACATAATTTTATGAGTTTATATAGGTTTACTTTACTTGTTTTTTCTCTTTAAATCAAGCTTGATTTCTAAAAAATCCTCAACTTTTTTCAAGCATTTATCATTGAAATATAGCTCTTAATATATTTTTCATTTGAAAATTTTTCAATAACAAATCTGTTTCCCACAACTCCTATTTTTTCAACCAGATTCTTGTTTTTTAACAGAATTTTCATTTTTTCAACTAAATCTTTTGTATTTCCTTTTTCAAATAAAAATCCGTTTTCACTATTTTTCACTATTTCTGGAATTCCACCCACATTACTTGCCATAACTGGTTTTTTTAAAGCCATGGCCTCCATTAAAACTCTTGGCAAACCCTCTGACAAAGAAGGTAGAACTAAAAAATAACAGTTTTTCATTATATTCTTTGTTTCTTCTAAAGATAATTTTCCTCGAAATTCTACTTTTTCTCTAATTCTTAGTTTTGAGCTTAAGTTTTTTAAATTCTGTCTTTCTTTTCCATCACCAATAATTATAAGTTTAAAATCAAAGAATTCTTTCTCAATTTCACTAAAGGCTTTGACTAAAACATCTATTCCTTTTACTTTTTCCAATTGCCCAACAAAAAGAATAAATTTATCATATCTAGTATTTTTTTCATTTAAAAACAATTCCAAATCAGTAAAAGTTGAAAATGAAAAATATCTTTTATCAGAAGCAATTTTTTTTGCTTCTTCAATTAAATAATTTGCAACTCCTCTTATCTTGTCAGCGTTTTTAAAACTAATCCTGGCTAAAACAGGAATGAATTTCTTTTGAAAAAATTCAAATCTTCTTTTTTTTGAAAGAAATGGTCCCCTTTCCCAGTCCCCGTGAATCTCAACAATCAACTGTTTTTTGAAAATGTTTTTTAAGATCGAACCTGTTAATCCCTCTATTAAAGGTGATTGAGCTATAATTACATCAATCTTTTTATTCAGACAGATGTAAAAAGCAATAAAAAAAGCAAATAACCAGAAAATGCTATATGGCAAGAGATAAAATTCACTGTTCCAGATTTTTTTATGAAAAGGTCTGCCCCGAGCCAGAATATATGGTTCAATATCCCTGCTCAATCCTAAAAACTTTGCTTTAAGATGCAAAGGAGAAGATTCTTTAAAGTCATAATTGGTTACACCGAGGAATAAGACCTTTTTCATAATTATTTGTTAGTTAGAAGTTTTATTGTTTTATTAACTAAATTCTCCCAGCTGAATTCTTTTAATTTTTCTTTTGAATTTTCAATAAACTTTTTTTGAAGACTTGTATCCTGCCATA
This window contains:
- a CDS encoding SMR family transporter — its product is MSFSTILALLVSVITASTAQIFLKKGVLNLTNLNLSFSGLLKLFVSIFQNKWLFLGSSLFVFSFVFYLFVLSKLQLNLAYPVMVSAGIILVAIGSWTFFQEQVSQWQVLGISLIILGIFLLFPKI
- a CDS encoding glycosyltransferase family 4 protein; the protein is MKKVLFLGVTNYDFKESSPLHLKAKFLGLSRDIEPYILARGRPFHKKIWNSEFYLLPYSIFWLFAFFIAFYICLNKKIDVIIAQSPLIEGLTGSILKNIFKKQLIVEIHGDWERGPFLSKKRRFEFFQKKFIPVLARISFKNADKIRGVANYLIEEAKKIASDKRYFSFSTFTDLELFLNEKNTRYDKFILFVGQLEKVKGIDVLVKAFSEIEKEFFDFKLIIIGDGKERQNLKNLSSKLRIREKVEFRGKLSLEETKNIMKNCYFLVLPSLSEGLPRVLMEAMALKKPVMASNVGGIPEIVKNSENGFLFEKGNTKDLVEKMKILLKNKNLVEKIGVVGNRFVIEKFSNEKYIKSYISMINA
- a CDS encoding glycosyltransferase family 4 protein, with the translated sequence MKLIIISQKVDINDDNLGFFHYWLEKFAGKLEKVYVVCLSKGKHNLPENVLVYSLGKEKSYSKLRQLFRLQKFLFKNLKEVDGVFVHMCPIYAITSFPLVKIFRKKMILWYLHKSVNWKLKLAEKLVDKILTASKESCRLKSRKKIEIVGHGVDVEVFKPSYNIDDMDLDATAENRKFKILSAGRIAPVKDQETLIRAADILVNQKNIKNIKVQILGTPLENHEKEYFEQLRNLIQEKKLEEYIKFSGSIPYNKMPEYYQDSDLVINLSHTGSIDKVVLEAMASGCLILTCNEAFKSMLSNQYLFQKKNPQELAEKIINLKSAKKDRKLREIVVENYNLNVLIKKIIQKFNV